The proteins below come from a single Cervus canadensis isolate Bull #8, Minnesota chromosome 2, ASM1932006v1, whole genome shotgun sequence genomic window:
- the LOC122436681 gene encoding myosin regulatory light polypeptide 9-like codes for MLQPRSWMPQLKKLHRVSGSGRELVAAAGAARRLQKLSDSRGRVRDLTATMSSKRAKTKTTKKRPQRATSNVFAMFDQSQIQEFKEAFNMIDQNRDGFIDKEDLHDMLASLGKNPTDEYLDAMMNEAPGPINFTMFLTMFGEKLNGTDPEDVIRNAFACFDEEATGTIQEDYLRELLTTVGDWFTDEEVDELYREAPIDKKGNFNYIEFTRILKHGAKDKDD; via the coding sequence atgctgcaaccaagaagttggatgccacaactaaagaagctGCATCGAGTCTCTGGGAGTGGAAGGGAGTTGGTAGCGGCAGCTGGGGCAGCGAGGAGGTTGCAGAAACTCTCGGATTCTCGCGGCAGAGTTAGGGATTTAACTGCCACCATGTCGAGCAAAAGAGCAAAGACCAAGACCACCAAGAAGCGCCCCCAGCGCGCGACCTCCAACGTGTTCGCCATGTTTGACCAGTCCCAGATTCAGGAGTTCAAGGAGGCCTTCAACATGATCGACCAGAACAGGGACGGGTTCATCGACAAGGAAGACTTGCATGACATGCTTGCTTCCCTGGGAAAAAATCCAACTGATGAGTATCTGGATGCCATGATGAATGAGGCTCCAGGTCCCATAAATTTTACCATGTTTCTCACGATGTTTGGTGAAAAGTTAAATGGAACAGATCCAGAAGATGTCATCAGAAATGCTTTTGCTTGCTTTGATGAAGAAGCAACTGGCACCATTCAGGAGGATTACCTGAGAGAACTGCTGACCACAGTGGGAGActggtttacagatgaggaagtggacGAGCTGTACAGAGAAGCACCTATTGACAAAAAGGGGAATTTCAATTACATCGAGTTCACGCGCATCCTTAAGCATGGAGCGAAAGACAAAGACGACTAA